A genome region from Magnolia sinica isolate HGM2019 chromosome 8, MsV1, whole genome shotgun sequence includes the following:
- the LOC131253762 gene encoding LRR receptor-like serine/threonine-protein kinase EFR has translation MEVLTFGRNELSGNIPSSLQNTSRLYILSLYQNSLTGSVPSCLGNCTYMQFLQLFDNNLSGRLPKQLFSFPSLIEIFLGNNSFSGDLPLEAGYLKALQNLNVSNNKLSSEIPSTLGNCLSLEYLGLDENFFQGSIPSTFSTLRGLRSLDLSGNNLSGKIPKYLENLSALQYLNLSFNDFEGELPKQGVFRNTSEVSVLGNSKLCGGIEELKLPACSSQASKKLGMSFASKIKFSIIGVVLCLISSSCFLTTLYWRKLWFCI, from the exons ATGGAGGTACTTACCTTCGGCAGAAATGAATTATCTGGAAATATTCCATCTTCCTTGCAAAACACGTCCCGGTTGTATATACTTTCTTTATACCAAAACAGTCTAACAGGGAGCGTACCTTCATGTCTTGGAAATTGTACATACATGCAGTTCTTGCAGCTCTTTGATAATAATCTTAGTGGTAGGTTACCCAAACAACTTTTCAGCTTTCCCTCTTTAATTGAAATCTTTCTTGGAAACAACTCGTTTAGCGGTGATCTGCCATTGGAAGCCGGATACCTGAAAGCTCTCCAGAATTTGaatgtttctaataacaaattGTCAAGCGAAATTCCAAGCACACTAGGTAACTGTCTCAGCCTAGAGTATCTTGGGTTGGATGAGAACTTCTTTCAAGGGTCAATTCCTTCTACATTTAGTACTCTAAGAGGCCTTCGATCCCTGGATCTTTCAGGCAACAACTTGTCTGGAAAGATTCCAAAATACCTGGAGAACCTTTCTGCTTTGCAATAcctaaatctatctttcaatgatTTCGAGGGTGAATTACCAAAACAAGGTGTCTTTAGAAATACCAGTGAAGTTTCGGTACTCGGAAATAGCAAGCTTTGTGGGGGTATTGAAGAATTGAAATTGCCAGCGTGCTCTAGCCAAGCTTCCAAGAAATTGGGGATGTCTTTTGCTTCAAAAATAAAATTCTCAATAATTGGTGTTGTCCTGTGTCTTATTTCATCATCATGTTTCCTTACCACTCTGTATTGG CGGAAGCTTTGGTTCTGTATATAA
- the LOC131253763 gene encoding LRR receptor-like serine/threonine-protein kinase EFR: MELPLMSLSAIWSFLLHAIIFSPMYIPWSLGSAANFFNETDHLAFVHFKHLITDDPLHSLSSWNHSLHFCHWQGVTCGGHRHPQRVTALNLVGQNLVGPISPYIANLTFLRIINFVNNSFYGAVPEEIGHLFRLQYLILYNNTFTGEIPVNLTHCSELKVLDLDMNQLVGRIPTGLGSLSKLTELDLGLNSLTGSIPPSHGNLSSLAYLYLSINNLEGSIPSELSQLVSLEVLAIYSNNLSGRIPPSLYNLSSINRLDVGDNRLNGNLPSNLGLTLPNLQRLFVGRNQFTGPIPVSLPNASGLALVSFAFNSFSGSVPMNLGSLKNLTKVFFGQNRLGTGKSHDLSFLVSLTNCTSLQMLDMSHNRLSGGLPDSIANLSTQLTLLGLGENSEASHLGFKTFSA; encoded by the coding sequence ATGGAGCTCCCGCTAATGAGCCTAAGTGCAATTTGGTCATTCCTCCTCCATGCCATCATTTTCTCTCCCATGTACATTCCATGGTCGTTGGGATCTGCTGCTAACTTCTTCAACGAAACAGATCATCTTGCTTTTGTCCACTTCAAACATCTGATAACTGACGATCCTCTCCATTCCTTGAGCTCCTGGAACCATTCTCTCCACTTCTGCCACTGGCAAGGAGTGACTTGCGGTGGTCACCGACATCCTCAAAGGGTCACGGCCTTGAACCTTGTTGGCcaaaacttggtgggccccatatctcctTACATAGCAAACCTCACCTTCCTTAGGATCATCAATTTCGTAAACAACAGCTTCTACGGTGCGGTTCCTGAAGAGATTGGCCATTTGTTCCGCTTGCAGTATCTCATTCTGTACAACAACACATTCACCGGAGAAATTCCAGTAAATCTGACCCACTGTTCAGAACTCAAAGTCCTCGATCTTGACATGAACCAGCTTGTAGGGAGGATTCCAACTGGGCTAGGTTCTCTGTCCAAGCTCACCGAATTAGACCTTGGTCTTAATAGTCTTACTGGAAGCATCCCACCTTCACATGGAAACCTTTCGTCTCTCGCTTACCTTTATCTTTCGATTAACAATCTCGAGGGCAGCATCCCAAGTGAGCTCAGCCAGCTGGTAAGCTTAGAGGTCCTTGCAATTTATTCTAATAACCTGTCAGGTAGGATTCCTCCCTCGCTATACAATCTTTCATCCATTAACAGATTGGACGTGGGAgataacagattgaatggaaatctTCCATCCAACTTAGGCCTCACTCTCCCTAATCTCCAACGACTCTTTGTTGGAAGAAACCAATTCACAGGACCCATACCTGTTTCATTACCCAATGCTTCGGGACTTGCACTTGTTTCATTTGCGTTCAATAGTTTTAGTGGATCCGTGCCTATGAATCTTGGAAGCCTCAAGAATCTCACTAAGGTATTTTTCGGCCAAAATCGACTTGGAACTGGGAAATCTCATGACTTGAGTTTTCTCGTTTCATTGACCAATTGTACTAGCTTACAAATGCTGGACATGAGCCATAACCGTCTCAGCGGTGGGTTGCCTGACTCCATAGCTAATCTTTCTACCCAACTGACATTGCTAGGACTTGGTGAGAACTCGGAAGCATCCCATCTGGGATTCAAAACCTTTTCAGCTTAA